A stretch of the Flavobacterium sp. 5 genome encodes the following:
- a CDS encoding LytTR family DNA-binding domain-containing protein produces the protein MKIKCVIIDDEPLAIKVLLNYFVNFSDFEVIATFNNSLEGLEFINSNTVDAIFLDINMPMMTGFELISLLENKPRIVITTAFREFAAESYDLEVLDYLVKPIPLPRFIKCIHKIEAEHNLKNNIKIENHRVEPHLFIKVDKKMVKINIDEILFIEGMKEYIKVVTAEKTYITHKSLTSLTDELPSDRFVRIHKSYTIALNKVKSIEGNRIQILSYTIPIGRNYSKEVKSKILE, from the coding sequence ATGAAGATTAAATGTGTAATAATTGACGACGAGCCTTTAGCTATAAAAGTATTACTCAATTATTTTGTGAATTTTTCAGATTTTGAAGTAATTGCAACATTTAATAATTCATTAGAAGGGCTTGAATTTATTAATTCTAATACTGTAGACGCCATTTTTTTAGACATTAACATGCCTATGATGACAGGATTTGAATTAATAAGTCTACTTGAAAATAAGCCTCGAATTGTTATTACAACAGCTTTTAGAGAATTTGCAGCAGAAAGTTATGATCTCGAAGTATTGGATTACTTAGTAAAACCAATCCCGTTACCTCGTTTTATAAAATGTATTCACAAAATTGAAGCTGAACACAATTTAAAAAATAATATTAAAATTGAAAACCATCGTGTAGAACCACACCTTTTTATCAAAGTTGATAAAAAAATGGTAAAAATTAATATTGACGAAATTCTTTTTATTGAAGGAATGAAAGAATACATTAAAGTTGTCACTGCAGAAAAGACATACATAACTCATAAATCACTAACCTCACTAACAGATGAATTACCATCTGATCGTTTTGTCCGCATTCATAAATCATATACGATTGCATTAAACAAAGTAAAATCTATAGAGGGTAATAGAATTCAGATTTTATCCTACACAATTCCTATAGGTAGAAATTACAGTAAGGAAGTTAAAAGTAAAATTTTAGAGTAA